A stretch of Zootoca vivipara chromosome 13, rZooViv1.1, whole genome shotgun sequence DNA encodes these proteins:
- the LOC118094654 gene encoding serine protease 27-like: MQSLCCSQLLLLLLLLLRGAENTAAQKACGRPIVHSPRIVGGQKAEEGEWPWQVSIRENRLHVCGGSLISPQWVVTAAHCFEGSLNPFRYRIHLGEYELPKPAHTMVPAAVSQIIVHPYYAGDGLSADIALVRLEEPVNFSRTILPICLPNASDSDSFPVGMSCWVTGWGDLYPEAPFLTRILQELEVPILDVDKCDQMYHNDSSSDTDTVPKGYKLIYDDMICAGYPEGKKDSCQGDSGGPLSCKLNDTWFLAGVVSFGLGCSQPNRPGVHTRVTSYVDWIQRTMAKNTPSSGAARLSSATPALLLTLLLLGPFALLRHCCSATSWKCN, encoded by the exons CCTGTGGCCGACCCATAGTACACTCCCCTCGGATCGTTGGGGGGCAGAAGGCTGAGGAAGGTGAATGGCCATGGCAGGTCAGCATACGAGAAAACAGGCTACATGTGTGTGGTGGAAGCCTCATCTCACCCCAGTGGGTAGTGACAGCTGCTCATTGTTTTGAAGG GTCGCTGAATCCATTTCGGTACCGAATTCACCTGGGAGAATATGAACTCCCCAAGCCAGCACacactatggtcccagctgctgtCAGCCAGATCATAGTGCACCCGTATTATGCTGGCGATGGGCTCAGCGCTGACATTGCACTGGTACGGCTGGAGGAGCCGGTAAATTTCTCTCGGACCATTTTGCCCATCTGCCTGCCCAATGCTTCAGACTCCGATTCTTTCCCTGTGGGGATGTCCTGCTGGGTCACTGGCTGGGGTGACCTCTACCCAGAAG CCCCCTTCCTCACTCGGATCTTGCAGGAGCTGGAGGTGCCAATCCTAGACGTTGACAAGTGTGACCAAATGTACCACAATGACTCCAGTTCTGACACTGACACTGTGCCAAAGGGCTACAAGCTGATCTATGATGACATGATCTGCGCTGGGTACccagaaggaaagaaggactCCTGCCAG GGTGACTCTGGGGGGCCTCTGTCCTGCAAGCTGAACGACACTTGGTTCCTGGCTGGAGTGGTGAGCTTTGGGTTGGGTTGTTCGCAGCCCAACCGCCCTGGAGTCCACACCCGGGTCACCTCCTACGTGGACTGGATTCAACGCACCATGGCAAAGAACACCCCCTCCAGTGGTGCTGCCCGCCTCTCAAGTGCCACCCCTGCTCTCCTCTTGACTCTCCTTCTCCTGGGCCCTTTTGCCCTGCTGAGGCACTGCTGTTCTGCTACCAGCTGGAAGTGCAATTAA